One Castanea sativa cultivar Marrone di Chiusa Pesio chromosome 4, ASM4071231v1 DNA window includes the following coding sequences:
- the LOC142632622 gene encoding uncharacterized protein LOC142632622, translating into MQSWTNNYKEARVHHIVDSTSDHFALLISNSVAYQQPRRRRFHFEVMWTKKEECMDIIEAAWRNSTNQNNPRGMAKILNQCAAELSRWNMSTFGWVPKQIRIKKKAQSDMVVMDRNGSLGGEINQLRKEINDLLDSEEIMWLQRAKVQWLGLGDRNTKYFHSKASEREE; encoded by the coding sequence ATGCAAAGTTGGACCAATAATTACAAGGAGGCTAGAGTTCACCATATTGTGGATTCAACCTCAGATCATTTCGCTTTGCTAATTTCGAATTCTGTTGCTTACCAACAGCCCAGAAGGAGGAGGTTTCATTTTGAGGTGATGTGGACAAAAAAGGAAGAATGTATGGATATTATTGAGGCTGCCTGGAGGAATAGTACAAACCAAAATAACCCTAGAGGTATGGCAAAGATACTAAACCAGTGTGCAGCAGAGCTTAGTCGATGGAATATGTCCACCTTTGGGTGGGTACCAAAGCAGATCCGGAtaaaaaagaaagctcaaaGTGATATGGTTGTGATGGATAGAAATGGAAGCTTGGGAGGAGAAATCAACCAGTTGAGAAAAGAGATCAATGACCTCCTTGACAGTGAGGAAATTATGTGGCTGCAAAGGGCTAAAGTTCAATGGCTTGGATTAGGAGATAGAAACACAAAGTATTTTCATTCCAAGGcatcagagagagaagaataa